The proteins below are encoded in one region of Anguilla anguilla isolate fAngAng1 chromosome 3, fAngAng1.pri, whole genome shotgun sequence:
- the LOC118223501 gene encoding probable cation-transporting ATPase 13A3 isoform X4 has product MERTEKERWREAERTGAQWINRGEEEEMEVCGFVPCAWRLCVLALGCVLSGGLLALLLLWVPQWSVRWACVPAPLHLASVLLLRTTDEFGQYFRVWVQTLQVPGVDPLGLGAAGEGAEVGQSFSKGPLESTQPQQVRYFCLQSVVYVWSAGSQGFAQLTALDCGIPVRDFYCRHSAGLPPSTQQYRRLFYGINQIEVKVPSIPKLLIKEVLNPFYIFQVFSVILWSLDDYYYYASAILMMSLLSVCTSLYTVRKQYILLHDMVSAHNVVRCTIYRGDQDTEEILSTDLVPGDVMVIPANGMMMPCDAALIGGTCIVNESMLTGESVPVTKTQLPLPPCGGGPDGALPEPLYDPEEHRRHTLFCGTQVIQTRYYSGERVRAVVIRTGFCTVKGQLVRSILYPKPSDFRLYRDAIRFLLGLVCVAAGGMAYSIYISASMGESVGRILVEALDIITITVPPALPAAMTAGIVYAQHRLRQKGIFCTSPQRINTSGQINLVCFDKTGTLTEDGLDLWGVQRVQDSRFGPPEQEVATEGQSHSPFLVAMASCHSLTRIEGQLTGDPLDIKMFEATGWVLEEPSPDETSNHDLIMPTVVRPAKPSPLETPPCQEQDPDIRELMGRYEVGVLAQFPFSSGLQRMSVVTRVLGERRLRAYLKGAPETVVRLCRPDTVPADFWEVLDGYTRQGLRVIALAHRQLEPKFTWHRLQTISREVIECEMEFLGLLMLQNKLKPQTVPVLAELHRANIRTVMVTGDSMLTAVSVARECGLIPPHSQVIITEAQPPREGQPATVSWSYSQDSPRAQRQESRVSVGPQQPHALPSYHFAMSGRTFAIILEHFSELLPKLLLCGTVYARMAPDQKTQLVEELQKVDYYVAMCGDGANDCGALKRAHTGISLSELEASVASPFTSRTPDISCVPHLIREGRAALVTSFCVFKFMALYSIIQYLCVLLLYSILSNMGDSQYLFIDIAIIMSLAFTTPVNLPRMRLTPLIGWLGTYQR; this is encoded by the exons ATGGAGAGAACAGAgaaggagaggtggagggaggcagagagaacaGGAGCCCAGTGGATCAAccgtggggaggaggaggagatg GAGGTGTGTGGGTTCGTGCCGTGCGCTTGGCggctgtgtgtgctggctcTGGGCTGCGTGCTGTCGGGGGGTCTGCTggctctgctgctgctctgggtcCCCCAGTGGAGCGTCCGCTGGGCGTGCGTGCCTGCGCCCCTCCACCTGGCGTCTGTCCTGCTGCTGCGCACCACT GATGAGTTTGGCCAGTATTTCCGGGTTTGGGTGCAGACACTGCAGGTTCCTGGGGTGGACCCCCTTGGGCTGGgtgcagcaggagagggggCAGAAGTGGGACAGAGCTTTAGCAAGGGACCGCTGGAGAGTACACAACCTCAACAG GTGCGGTACTTCTGCCTGCAGTCGGTGGTGTATGTGTGGAGCGCTGGGTCTCAGGGCTTCGCCCAGCTCACTGCTCTGGACTGTGGCATCCCTGTGAGAGACTTCTACTGCCGGCATAGCGCTGGACTTCCGCCAAGCACACAGcagtatag GAGGCTGTTCTATGGAATCAATCAGATTGAAGTGAAAGTGCCTTCTATTCCCAAGCTACTCATCAAGGAG GTGCTCAACCCTTTCTATATCTTCCAAGTCTTCAGTGTTATTCTCTGGTCTCTGGACGATTATTATTACTACGCCTCAGCTATCTTAATGATGTCACTGCTATCTGTCTGTACCTCACTGTATACTGTGCGTAAG CAATACATCCTTCTCCATGACATGGTGTCTGCCCACAATGTGGTGAGGTGCACCATCTACAGAGGAGACCAGG ACACTGAGGAGATCCTTTCCACTGACCTCGTACCTGGTGATGTCATGGTAATCCCAGCCAATGGCATGATGATGCCCTGTGATGCAGCTTTGATAGGCGGGACTTGCATCGTCAATGAGAGCATGCTGACTG GGGAGAGTGTGCCAGTGACCAAGACCCAATTGCCACTGCCTCCCTGTGGTGGTGGCCCAGATGGTGCCCTCCCAGAGCCTCTGTATGACCCAGAAGAACATCGAAGACACACCCTCTTCTGTGGTACGCAGGTCATCCAGACACGCTACTACAGCGGAGAAAGGGTGCGAGCTGTGGTCATccgtacag GGTTCTGCACAGTGAAGGGTCAGCTGGTCAGGTCCATCCTGTACCCGAAGCCATCTGACTTCCGGCTCTACCGAGATGCCATTCGCTTCCTGCTGGGGCTGGTGTGCGTGGCAGCCGGGGGCATGGCCTACTCCATCTACATCAGCGCTTCCATGGGG GAGTCAGTGGGCCGGATCCTCGTGGAGGCCCTggacatcatcaccatcacgGTGCCGCCAGCGCTGCCTGCTGCCATGACCGCTGGGATCGTGTATGCCCAGCACCGGCTCCGGCAAAAGGGCATCTTCTGCACCAGCCCCCAGAGGATCAACACGAGCGGTCAGATCAACCTGGTTTGCTTTGACAAG ACTGGCACTCTGACTGAGGATGGCCTTGACCTGTGGGGAGTCCAGAGAGTTCAGGACAGTAG GTTCGGTCCTCCAGAGCAGGAGGTGGCGACAGAGGGCCAGTCTCATTCTCCCTTCCTGGTAGCCATGGCTTCCTGCCACTCCCTGACCCGCATTGAGGGACAGTTGACTGGGGACCCCCTTGATATCAAGATGTTTGAGGccacaggctgg GTTCTGGAGGAGCCCAGCCCTGATGAGACCTCAAACCATGACCTCATCATGCCCACTGTGGTCCGGCCCGCTAAACCTTCCCCCCTGGAAACGCCCCCATGTCAGGAGCAGGACCCG gATATCAGAGAACTGATG GGGCGATACGAGGTGGGGGTGCTGGCTCAGTTCCCGTTCTCCTCGGGCCTGCAGCGCATGAGCGTGGTGACCCGCGTCCTGGGGGAGCGCAGGCTCAGGGCCTACCTGAAGGGGGCGCCGGAGACCGTGGTCCGCCTGTGCCGCCCGGACACGG TGCCGGCGGACTTCTGGGAGGTGCTGGACGGTTACACCCGGCAGGGTCTGAGAGTGATCGCGCTGGCTCATCGGCAGCTCGAACCCAAGTTCACCTGGCACCGCCTGCAAACCATCAGCCG tGAGGTGATCGAGTGTGAGATGGAATTTCTGGGTCTGCTGATGCTGCAGAATAAACTGAAGCCCCAGACAGTGCCCGTGCTGGCCGAGCTCCACCGAGCCAACATCCGCACCGTCATGGTAACAG GGGACAGCATGCTGACGGCGGTCTCCGTGGCGAGGGAGTGCGGTCTCATCCCGCCCCACTCGCAGGTGATCATCACCGAGGCCCAGCCCCCCCGGGAGGGGCAGCCGGCCACCGTGTCCTGGAGCTACAGCCAGGACAGCCCCCGCGCCCAGCGCCAGGAGAGCCGGGTCAGCGTGGGCCCGCAGCAGCCCCACGCCCTGCCCAGCTACCACTTCGCCATGAGCGGCCGCACCTTCGCCATCATCCTGGAGCACTTCTCCGAGCTGCTGCCCAAG ttattgctgtgTGGGACGGTCTATGCCAGAATGGCCCCTGACCAGAAGACACAGCTTGTGGAAGAGCTGCAGAAAGTAGA cTATTATGTGGCAATGTGTGGAGATGGAGCCAATGACTGCGGG GCCCTAAAGAGAGCCCACACAGGgatctctctctcagagctggAGGCCTCTGTGGCCTCTCCCTTCACCTCTCGAACCCCAGACATCTCCTGTGTGCCACACCTCATACG gGAGGGAAGGGCAGCTCTAGTGACGTCATTCTGTGTGTTCAAGTTCATGGCCCTCTACAGCATTATccagtacctgtgtgtgctgctccTCTATTCT ATCCTCAGTAATATGGGAGATTCTCAGTATCTGTTCATTGACATCGCCATCATCATGTCTTTGGCTTTTACCA CTCCTGTGAATCTGCCCAGAATGAGACTCacccctctgattggctggctgggaACCTATCAACGATGA